gctggagctggaacaatcactgggatcagaaccagagacttggtgttgttccctcacaggagtttagagctgcagctgttcttcagctcttaaatatctcaatggatttattacatttcagttgagcttcagacaagttagcagaactgcagcaactcattaaaatgggtccagaaatgctctggtctaaatgcttctctagatttttcttcaacagctttattgttactttgggaaactaataaaatcctgatttcactgcaaggaatcatgttgtgatattttagccaatcaccacccctagtatggaccggtctcctcagtcggggtctgaggttctggaaatgacccgttacatttctttaagagccaagaacagaaacccagttcctcccagtgagctctcagatgttccagttctatttgcagacagaggtttgatccgttatctccagaaatcagctgccctgttctgatgaaaacaccttcatgtcttcatgtctggagtgttgatgctgatcaggaggttctgctgcttcctggctccatgtcagactaacagtggatcacatttccacgacccgctgggaaatagctggtagagccagtctgacccatcaagacttggttcctgtgtgcgttgtgagagcagttcagcagggaaggaaagcttcatcatgtggttggtggaaccaagctgagctgaagtggaccatcagaggttctgctagttcttagtggatcagcaggaacattaaacatctccaactacctggatcctctggttctctgctcacatccagatgtccttcatggacctttaccttctgattgtctctgtgtggacagatataatgtgagctcactggcttccagggacctacaggatccattttaaaatactcaccatcacatccaggacagaaccttacatggacacacagccacatatctcagacctcctccaggtccacaccacctcagatctagtcatcagaacctgctggatgtcccacacactgtcctgaagacctgtgtggacagaaccttcacctccactgtctcccaagctctgggtcactgtccccaccagcatcagatctgctgacagtgtggacagtttgaagtcccagttcaagacccactttttaaaatgtctactgggtggttctggtcttcatccttttatctcatcttcctctttttaacttatttgtatcgtgttcatttgatgctcagtttttctgttttaaggacttttactgtgaagctcttggtgatttcatctgtgaaaactgctggatgaatatttccttccttcctaattgttctggttcctccacagagtggaccagcagaactcagaggttcccagaggtccgtctgcccggcagcatcaaacccagctggactccatatttatggtctgtacatgtacaacaactacttttccatcggttctgttcagtcgtctccatgctggactttgtggaccagtggaccgtcagtctgtccaacatggttctgatgtttggatccatgatctcagtctgatgtgtccttcatatattattctgttccagctgctggaggacaacattgtcacttttgtgaagaaggagctgaagaagatccagaaggttctgagtccagatgacccagactgctcagagagtcagagagatgatgaggaggtgttggaaggtgaggatgaagagcagaggaggagcagcagagaggcactgatgaagatcactctgaacttcctgaggaggatgaagcaggaggagctggctgaccgtctgcagagcagtaagaggatttctacaaagatttaacctgatggataaatcacacatttactgatgtctgaagagatggaatcacatttattcacatcatcttcagaagatcatttggtttccttcctgatttcactttttctgttaatttagaacatcttgctgcagtttgtcaacatcaacttaaatctggtctgaaggagaagttccagtgtgtgtttgaggggatcgctaaagcaggaagtccaacccttctgaaccagatctacacagagctctacatcacagagggagggactggagaggtcaatgaggaacatgaggtcagacagattgaaacagcatccaggaaaccacacagaccagaaacaaccatcagacaagaagacatctttaaagtcccacctggaagagatcaaccaatcagaacagtgatgacaaagggagtggctggcattgggaaaacagtcttaacccagaagttcactctggactgggctgaagacaaagcccaccagaacatccacttcatatttccattcaccttcagagagctgaatgtgctgaaagagaaaagttcagcttggtggaccttgttcatcacttctttactgaaaccaaagaaatctgcagctttgaacacttccaggttctgttcatctttgatggtctggatgagagtcgacttcctctggacttccagaaccaggagatcctgactgatgctacagagtccacctcagtggatgttctgctgacaaacctcatcagggggaaactgcttccctctgctcgcctctggataaccacacgacctgcagcagccaatcagatccctcctgagtgtgttggcatggtgacagaggtcagagggttcactgacccacagaaggaggagtacttcaggaagagattcagagatgaggagcaggccaggaggatcatctcccacatgaagacatcaagaagcctccacatcatgtgccacatcccagtcttctgctggatcactgctacggttctggaggacgtgttggagaccagagagggaggagagctgcccagcaccctgactgagatgtacatccacttcctggtggttcagaccaaagtgaagaaggtcaagtatgatggaggagctgaaacagatccacactggagtccagagagcaggaagatgattgagtctctgggaaaactggcttttgatcagctgcagaaaggaaacctgatcttctatgaatcagacctgacagagtgtggcatcgatatcagagcagcctcagtgtactcaggagtgttcacacagatctttagagaggagagagggctgtaccaggacaaggtgttctgcttcgtccatctgagtgttcaggagtttctggctgctcttcatgttcatcgGACCTTCATCACCTCTGGTGtcaacctgatggaagaaacacaaacatctaagaagtctttattttctaagaaacctaaactaagGTCTCTTCACCAGAcagctgttgatcaggccttacagagtccaaatggacacctggacttgttcctccggttcctcctgggactttcactgcagaccaatcagagactcctacaaggtctgctgacacagacaggaagtagctcacagaccaatcaggaaacagttcagtacatcaaggagcagatcagtgagaatgtgtctgcagagaaaagcatcaatctgttccactgtctgaatgaactgaaggatcgttctctagtggaggagatccaacagtctctgagttcaggaagtctctccacagataaactgtctcctgctcagtggtcagctctgatcttcatcttagtgtcatcagcagaagatctggatgtgtttgacctgaagaaatactctgcttcagaggaggttcttctgaggctgctgccagtggttaaagcctccaacaaagctctgtaaggacacagattgttgctgcttttatttctgatagtgagaaatctgctaatgaggtaaatattgattcatgttgcttcagtttatttataataaaccAGTTCAtaacaaaaggcaacataaagacgtgtaaaatcagacagatccatcaatctttccaaggagaacattggtgactgtaaagaaatcaacaattttttttgttgaattgtttaatagcagatttttctccctgtctcctcagactgagtggctgtaacctctcagagagaagctgtgaagctctgtcctcagttctcagctcccagtcctccagtctcagagaactggacctgagtaacaacaacctgcaggattcaggagtgaagcttctctctgctggactggagagtccaaactgcagactggaaactctcaggtacaaagttctccatcctgttgaaaccagatttctgtccattaatatgaaaagttcagtgcagtgcaaaataatatggtGTAAAAATGTAGTAAACATTCAGTTGTGtactatttaaatggattataaaagttggtagtgcaaaataatgatacaaatgtgatgcagagtgcagtttatagttcaacagtctgatggcagcagggaaaaagcttttgcagaacctggtggacctgcagcggatgctgcggaacctcttcccagagggcagcagagagaacagtccatggtgggggtgtgagaggtctctgatgatgttacgggctcaggacacgcagcgctgggatgaaatgtccttaatggggAGAAGTGGAGCCCCGATGattccttctgctgtcctcaccactctcctcacgttcttcaagtcagaggcactgcagcctccacaccacaaaGGGaaacagctggtcagaatgctctcaatggtgcttctgtagaaggtcgtgaggatgggcgggggcagatgggctctcctcatcatctgcaggaagtacagtcgtttctgtgccctcttcaccagtgccGTGGTGTttacagaccaggtgaggttgtctgtgatgtgcacccccaggaatttggtgctgctgaccacctccacagctaagctgttgatgagcagtggagcgtggtgaggccggttcttcctgaagtcgacgatgatctcctttgtcttctccacgttcaggatcagttttctctgcaccagcccaccagctgctccacctcctctctgtagtcctggtcgttgtcgtctctgattaggcccaccaccgttgtgacgtctgcaaacttcacgatgtgattggtggtgaacctggggacgcagtcatgtgtcatcagagtgaacagcagggggctcaggacgcagccctgaggggagcccgtgctgagggtgatgatatcagaggtgttctgtccgacccggaatgactgaggtctgttggtgaggaagtctagcagccagttgcgaaggggtgtgctgaagcccagatgttccagttttcccaccagatgttgagggatgatggtgttgaatgctgaactgaagtccaggaacagcatttGCACATGGGTGTTCTTCTCCTGGAGTCTGGAGGCAATGTGTtctttcaccagcctttcaaagcacttcatcatgatgggagtcagtgcaacaggccggtagttgttaaaacaggtgacttgaggtttttTCGGCACCAGAATGATGGAGGCtgacttaaagcatgctggcactgtggcttggtccagaaaggtgttaaaaatgtctgtgaggacaccagccagctaaCCTGCACACTCCCTGAACACctgcccaggtatgttgtcggggcctggggccttccgcgggttgactctcctcagagtcttccacacctCAGCGCTGTCAAGGCAgagcacctcctcttcctgatgaggaacagctttcactgctggagtgctgtttagtgcctcaaatttcccaaataagttatttaatccatttaggaagtcagcatcaacttctcCCACCGGAGGGGGGAGGGTGTGTTGTAGTCTGTAATCGTCACATGctgctggtgttgctggcgttgTGGAAAAGATCCTGGATTTTCTTAGTGTGGCTCCGCTTCGctaacctgatggcacggttcaagttggctcttGCTGACCttagtgcctccttgtcaccagacttgaaggctgagttcaaTGCTTTTAGCTTTTGTTAAACCTCCTCAGTCGTCCAGGGTCGTTGTTGGCTCTGGTGATGATGTTctttgtggtgctgacgtcctcaatgcatttgtggatgtaggctgacacagtcatggcgtactcatcaatgttgatcttgttgTCATATGTTGCTACAGCTTTGAATAtttcccagtcagagcactcaaaacagtcctggagcgcctccatggctcccccagtccacaccctcacctgcctcactaTACGTTTAGCTCTGATCCGCTatggcctgtatgcaggaattagcatcacagaaaggtggtctgaagagccgaggtgggggtggggggctgctctgaatgcatctttaatatttgtgtaatctaagtctagagtgttctctccccaagtagcaaaatccacgtgttggtagaaatgagggatAACTTAGCTCCCCCTAGCTTCACTcaaatccatctgggacctcttccatagagtgatttcttcaatcAATTTTactgtccagccaatcaggacgcagggctggagtttcatagatgtgatgtagtggagaagcgatcgtgagactgttttgactCGCATCGCAttggctcgcatcgaggaagcaagtgttaacattgatgctgctatttcttccgtgttgtgcTTGCATTATACTGGTTTACATCATTAGCTATTGCCTGTCTTATGTTTCACGATTTGTACTTACCTCAGTGACACTTTGTCGAGCTCTGGTCTCAGTTGTTGGCCTCGACAATTTAGTAGCTGGGGGAGCAGTGGGTGTTCGGGTTTGGGGATGCAATTTTGACGGTGTCGGTTCCCTGTCCCGTTTATGTACGACAGGCGTCTTTGCACTCACTGATGTTTCTGAAGTTCATTGTTCAGAAAGCGGTTCCTCTTCTGCTTTTTGCCATCCTCTAAGATTTGCCAGACTATCTTCGAGTCTGCCGATCAAGCGAAAGCACCGGTTGCATATCCGACATGATCTTACCTGAACTTGAAACAATGTTAAACCGAGTTTTGTAAGTCATTCGTCTATACTTTTTTGGTTGGCTTCTTTGATAAAAATAAGCCTGCTGTGCACAAGGTTGCCTTTTATCCGCACATTTTCATGGCACAGACGACATTGATCATTTACCAACATTGCGCTGATTCCACTGTTGCTATATCCAAGATGTcggctgttctgttttgttttttcctgcgtcgctctcatcagtgtcacaggttggcttcggtgtgagtggttgaaatagcatatcgataaagatgacagacaagtggctaaTCCAATCgtatgcaaggattttttataaggcccagccttctgaaacgccattcctatggatcagttccagatggatgagtggagctaggcggagcgaaattcatttggctagggtcaggttagaaaACACCCTGCGTGTGTGCAGATTTCAGCTCAGTCATAGTCCGATATAGAACACTCATAGCCTCTTTAGTATTAGCGCTGGGAGGCACGTAAACAGCAGTGATGCTAAC
This is a stretch of genomic DNA from Fundulus heteroclitus isolate FHET01 unplaced genomic scaffold, MU-UCD_Fhet_4.1 scaffold_75, whole genome shotgun sequence. It encodes these proteins:
- the LOC118561872 gene encoding LOW QUALITY PROTEIN: protein NLRC3-like (The sequence of the model RefSeq protein was modified relative to this genomic sequence to represent the inferred CDS: inserted 1 base in 1 codon) → MDQCEDREEGVPPSKTTLCGEAESQSHAQSSIKTLTHKHQPESSCVSLKSDWSKDADFDFKSPGPPSSERVDQQNSEVPRGPSARQHQTQLDSIFMLLEDNIVTFVKKELKKIQKVLSPDDPDCSESQRDDEEVLEGEDEEQRRSSREALMKITLNFLRRMKQEELADRLQKHLAAVCQHQLKSGLKEKFQCVFEGIAKAGSPTLLNQIYTELYITEGGTGEVNEEHEVRQIETASRKPHRPETTIRQEDIFKVPPGRDQPIRTVMTKGVAGIGKTVLTQKFTLDWAEDKAHQNIHFIFPFTFRELNVLKEXKFSLVDLVHHFFTETKEICSFEHFQVLFIFDGLDESRLPLDFQNQEILTDATESTSVDVLLTNLIRGKLLPSARLWITTRPAAANQIPPECVGMVTEVRGFTDPQKEEYFRKRFRDEEQARRIISHMKTSRSLHIMCHIPVFCWITATVLEDVLETREGGELPSTLTEMYIHFLVVQTKVKKVKYDGGAETDPHWSPESRKMIESLGKLAFDQLQKGNLIFYESDLTECGIDIRAASVYSGVFTQIFREERGLYQDKVFCFVHLSVQEFLAALHVHRTFITSGVNLMEETQTSKKSLFSKKPKLRSLHQTAVDQALQSPNGHLDLFLRFLLGLSLQTNQRLLQGLLTQTGSSSQTNQETVQYIKEQISENVSAEKSINLFHCLNELKDRSLVEEIQQSLSSGSLSTDKLSPAQWSALIFILVSSAEDLDVFDLKKYSASEEVLLRLLPVVKASNKALLSGCNLSERSCEALSSVLSSQSSSLRELDLSNNNLQDSGVKLLSAGLESPNCRLETLSLSGCLVSEEGCASLVSALSSNPYHLKELDLSYNHPGDSGVKLLSAGLKDPCWRLEALRVEPAGVRWLTPGLRKYSCQLTIDTNTVNRKIKQSEDNRKVTYVEEFQSYPDHPDRFDHWPQLLCRTDLTGRCYWEVEWRGEVDISVSYRRIRRRGDSTNCLFGYNDQSWSLRCSDHGYSVYHNNIKTSISSSSVSNRVAVYVDCPAGILSFYRVSSDSLIHLHTFNTTFTEPLLPGFGFWWSSSGSSVFLC